The genomic segment GCGGTGGTGGCACTCGGCTCGGACTGGCCGATCGGACCCGGCGACCCGCGCGTCGGCCTCGCCGACTGCCAACTGCGCCGCCCCGTCGAAGAGCCGAACTCCGCGCCCGTACAGCCCGATCAGGCGCTCACCGCCCGCGAGTGCTACGCCGGGATGACCGTCGCCGCCGCCCACGCCGCCGGCGCCGCCGCCGAACTCGGCCGGATAGCCCCGGACTTCCTTGCCGACCTCACCGTCTTCGCGGCCGATCCGCTCGCCCTCGCGCCCGAGGCGCAGGCCGCGAACGCCGTACTGGCCACCGTCGTCGGCGGCGAGGTCCGCCTCCACCCGCGCTCCCCGGAAGGACGCCCGTGACCACGCTCGAAGTCCCGCCCTCCCCTCGACCCCGTCGCCACGTCGCGGTCACCGCCGAGGACCCGCACACCCGCGGCGTCGCGCGCGGCGAACAGTTGCGCGACGGCATCCCCGCCGCACTCGACGCGTACGACCGCCTGTTCGCGCTCGGCGGCATCGCGCCGGACCGGGTGCGTGCCGACGCCGAACGCGCCCTCGACACGATCGGGCGCTTCCACGCCGGGGCCCGGGCCGAGATCGAGGGCATCGCGCACGGCGCCGGCCTCGACCCGTGGCGGGTGGCCGCGCTGAACGCGCGCACCGAGATCCTGGCCCGCAGCGCGGCCGTACCCCCGGGCGAGTGCACCACGATCGTGCGCCGCGTCGCGGGCGGGCCGGGGCGCGCGGCCCGGACGTTCGGCGTGCAGACGTGGGACTGGCACGTCGAACTGCGCGACCTGTGGCACACGGTGGAGTCGCGCGGCGGCCGGTACGACGTCGTCGGCATCACCGAACACGGCATCCTCGGCAAGATCGGCGTCAACAGTGCCGGTCTCGCCCTGCACTTCAACATCCTGGGCCACGAACGCGACGGCGTCGGCGGCGTGCCGATGCACGTCCTCGCCGCGATCGTGCTCGGCGAGGCCGGGGGCGTCGCGGAGGCCGTCGAGATGATCCGCGGCGCGCCCGTCGCCTCGTCCGGGTCGTTCGCGCTCTTCGACGAGGACGAGGCCGTGTTGCTCGACCTGAGCCCCGTCGGGGTGTTCGAGATCCGGCCGGAGCCGGTCGGGGGATACCTGCTGCGCACCAACCACTTCCTGACCCCGGTACCCGCCGAGGCGGAGAAGTCCCGGCTGTACCAGCCAGATTCGGGGCAGCGCTACGACTTCGTCCGGGACCGTCTCGCCCGCACCGAGCCGCCCGCCACGCCGGCCGGGCTGGCCCGGCTCCTGGTGACCGGACCGGGCGAGCCGCCGGTGACGTGCGTGCCGGATCCCGGCCGACCCCTCGGCGCCCGCTGGGCGAGCCTGGCCACCGTCACCCTGGAGCCGGCCGGCCGCACCGCCCACATCCTCGACGGCACCCCGGCCGACGCGGACTCCCGCCCCTGGCGCCGCCTCACGGCCTGAGCGGGTGGGTCGGCGCCGGCGGGGGACGGCCCCGACCCGCCCCCGGGGGCGATCGGTTACTCGGTCGTGTCCCGAACCGGGTCGGGCATGGTCCAGCGGTGCGCACGTCTGGGGTACAGGTAGGCGTAGTAGTAGAGGTATCCCGCCGCGACCATGGCCACGGCGATGCCGGCCGGGCGCCAGTCGGCGTCGATCGCCTCGTACAGGACGTAGGCCATCACGCCGATCGCGGCCACCGGGACCCACGGCCAGGCGGGCATCCGGTACGTCGCGTGGGCGGTCGCCCCGGAGATCCGGCCGTACAGCGCGGCGACGGCGACGAAGATGTACAGCAGCACCAGATTGGCGCCGGTGGCCAGGATCAGCTTGTCCAGCGGAACGAGCCAGGCGACGACGATCGCGGCGGCGCCCATCGACAGGGTGGCCGCGACGGGGGTGCGCAGGCGCGGGTGCACCGCGGCCAGCGGCCGGCCCACCACGTCGGGCCAGGCACGGTCGCGGGCGGACGAGTACACCAGTCGGCCGATCTGCAGCATGATCGCGATCACCGCGTTGACGATGGCGATCGCGATGCCGAGGCTGACGACGGTGTTCACCGTGTCGCCGCCGCGTTCGAGCAGGAAGTAGTTCATCGGGGACGGGGCCGCCATGAGGGCGCTGGTGCTCGGCGTGCCCAGGAGTACCGCCACCAGCGGCAGGCACTCCGCGACCACGGTGATCCCGAGCGACCACATCACGATCCGGCCGATCGAGGAGACCTCCCGGGTCTCCTCGGCGTAGTACACCGACGTGCCGTAGCCGTTGTAGGCGAACAGCGCACTGGCGGCGAAGGACGAGACGAGCCCGGCGGAGGCGCCGACGAGCACGCCGTCCTCGCCGAGCGCGTGCGGCGTCCAGAGCGTGGATATCGGCTGCTCGACGTTGACCAGGCCGAGCCAGGCCAGTACGGCGATGGCGGCGAGTTCGACGGCCAGGAACACCCCCGTCACCCAGGCGTTGGTGCGGATTCCGAGCACCGAGACGAGCGAGGCCACCGCGATCACGGCCAGACCGGTCCTCTTGCCGCCCAGCGAGTCCCAGACCACGCCCAGGTAGTCGCCTGTGCCCAGGGCGATCACCGCCACCGTCAGGACCCCGGCGAGCAGGGACAGCGCGAACAGCGCGAAGCCCGTGGCGCGGCCCAGGGTACGTGCCGCGAAGGCGTATTCGCCGCCGGTGATCGGGAAGGCGCTGGACAACTCCGCGTAGCAGAAGGCCATCAGCATCCCGGCGACGGCCGCGAGCGCGAAGGCCAGTGCCGCCGCGCCGCCGAGCCCGCTGATCACCGACGGCATGATGATGAAGACGCTCGACGCGGGCGTGACGGCGGACAGCGTGATGAACATGTTCTCGCGCAGACCCAGCGAACGGGACAGGTCCTGGGCGTAGGCCGGCGACTGCGACTGCGGCGGCGGGGTGCCGGCGGGCGGCCGGCTGCCCTGGGATTCGGCCATGTGGCTCCCTTGTCAGTTCTTTGACGCCGGAGTCAACGATATGGAAGAGTCCCACGTCAATAGGCTGACAATAATTTGGCACTGAAGACAAGGAACGGTGCATGGCACGTCCGAGGAATCAGACGGCGCGGCGCGAGCAGCTGGTCCACGCGGCCACCGAGGCGGTCGGCCGGCGCGGGCTGGCCCAGCTGCGGGTGGCCGACATCGCCGAGGTGGCGGGCGTCGCGCGAGGGTCGGTCAACTACTACTTCAGTGATCTGGGCGATCTGCTGCGGCAGGTCTACCGGCAGGCCGCGGACCGCTTCTACACGTCCCGCACCGACACCGCCTCCCGGCTGCCCGACGCCCGGGACAAGCTGGTGGCCTGCGCCCGGCTCGGGCTCCCGGCCGGTCCGGACGACGAACTCGCGCTGGTCCTGTACGAGTTCAGCGCCGCGGCCCGGGACGAGAGCGAATACGCCACGCTGGCGCAGAGCCTGTACGACCGTCAGGTGGCGATGTACGGCTCGATCCTGGAAATCGGGCGCGCGCAGGGCCACTTCCGGTTCACCGAGCCGATCCCGGACGTGGCCGCGAACCTGGTCACCCTGGAGGACGGTTACGGCCTGCACATCGTCGGCCGCAACTCCTCGCTGCCGCCCGAGCGGGCCCTGGCCCTGATCCTGGCGTCCGCCCGCCAGGCCACGAACTGCCCGGATCTGCGACCGGACCGGGTCGTCCCGGAACCGGAGTCGACCGGTCCCGACGCCGCTGCTCAGCACACCCCGGAAGGCACCGCGTGAACGTCCCCGCCGCATCCCCCCTCACCGCCACCCCGTCGGGACGGCCCCGCGCCCGAGCCCTGGGCATCCGCCTCGACGGCACCCCCGGGCCGGCCAACGCGCTCACCGACGTCCCCGGCGTCGAGATCGGCTACACCACCCTCGTCGAGGGCGCGTCGGTACGCACCGGCGTGACCGCCCTGCTGCCGCGCGGGCGCACGGGCGTAGGCTTGCCCTGTGCCGCGGGCCGCTATGCGCTCAACGGCAACGGCGAGATGACCGGCAGCAGTTGGCTCGACGAGACGGGCAGCCTGGCGGGCCCGGTACTGATCACCAACACCCACGCGGTGGGCCCCGTGCACCGCGGCGTGATCGACTGGACCGTCGCCAACCGGCCCGACCTCGCCCGGCAGTGGCTGCTGCCCGTGGTCGCCGAGACCTGGGACGGCTACCTCAACGACATCAACGGCCCGCACGTCCGCCCGGAACACGCGATCGCCGCGATCGACGCGGCCGCCGCGGGCCCGGTCGAAGAGGGCTGCGTCGGCGGCGGTACCGGCATGAACTGCTATGGCTTCAAGGGTGGTTCGGGCACCGCCAGCCGGATGGTCGAGTACGGCACGGCCCGCTACACGGTCGGGGCCTTCGTCCAGGCCAACTTCGGCGCGCGCCGCGAACTCGTCGTCGCGGGCGTACCGGTCGGCCGCCGGATGACCGAGGACAACCCGATGGAGGACACCGACTGGTTCGCCCCCGGCGGGGCGGGTTCGGTCATCGTGGTGGTCGGCACCGACGCGCCGCTGCTCCCGGGCCAGTGCACGGCGCTGGCCCGCCGGGTCCCGATGGGCCTGGCCCGCACCGGCACCACCGGCAGCCACTTCTCCGGCGACATCTTCCTGGCCTTCTCCACCGCCAACCGGGGTGCCCTGGCCAGTGGCTTCCCCCAGTCCCCGGCCACGGACGAGGACTACGACACGCTGCGCCACATCCCGTGGGGCCGCATCGACCCCTTCTACACGGCCACCGTCGAGGCGGTCGAGGAGGCCGTCCTCAACGCCCTGGTCACCGCCGAGGAGACCATCGGCCGCGAGGGCCACCGCACCCCGGCCCTACCGCACGCCCGCCTGCGCGCACTGCTCGAAGAGCGGAGCCACCCCACCGGCACCTGACCCGGCCGCTTCGCGGCGGCGGGTGACGCCACCCGCACAACGCCGCGCGGCGCCGACCCCGGGTGGGGTGGCGCCGCGCGGCGTGGGTGGATGCGTGGTGCTCAGACGTGGGCGGGCGCGTGAGCGGCGACCTCGCGGGCGGCCGGCCTGCGCAGAGCGAGCGCGGCCAGGGCGGTCAGCACGATGCCGGCGGCGGCCAGGTAGACGGCGGTGCGCAGGCCGTCGGCGGTGGCGACGCGCAGCGCCTCGCCGGTGTGCCCGCCCAGTCCGGCGTTGGCGATGGCGACCAGGAGGGCCAGGCCGACGGCGCCGCCGATCTGCTGGCTGGTGGAGGCGATACCGGAGGCGATGCCCTGGTCGGTGGGGTTCACCCCGGTCGAGGCGGCGCCGAACATCAGGGTGTAGCCCGCGCCCTGGCCGATGCCGAGGACGACGAGTCCGGGGATCAGGGCGGCGTACGACGCGTCGGCGGACATGGTCGGCGCGATGATCGCGGCGCCGGCGGCACCGGTCAGCAGCGAGGCGATCAGGACCGGGCGGATGCCGTACCGGGTGGCCAGCCGCCCCGCGGTCTGCGAGCCGACCGCGATGGCGGCCATCGGCACGAGGAAGGCCAGGCCGGTGCGCAGCGCGCTGTAGCCGTGCACGCCCTGGAAGTAGACGGTCAGGAAGTAGAGCAGGGTGCCGAAGGTGGCCATGTAGAGGAAGGTGACGCCGGTGCCGACGGTGAGGTTGCGGTTGGCGAACAGGCGCAGCGGCAACAGCGGGTCGGCGCTGCGGCGTTCGACGGCGACGAAGGCGGCGAGCAGGGCGAGGCCGGCGAGCGCGGCGCCGAGCACGTGGGCGGCGGTCCAGCCGGATTCGGGTCCCTGGACGAGGGCGTAGACGACGGCGGTGATGCCGACGGTGGAGGTGAGCGCGCCGGTCAGGTCGAAGGAACGGCCCCTGGTGCGCGGGGCGTCGGGGGTGATCAGCGGGAACGCGAGCGCGGCGGCGAGGGCGGCCAGGGGGACGTTGACGAAGAAGACCGATTCCCAGCCGAGGGACTGGGTCAGCACGCCGCCCAGGAGCGAGCCCAGGATCATTCCGCTGCCGCCGGCGGTGCCCCACACCGCGAACGCCCGGTTGCGTTCCCGCCCTTCGGCGAAGCTCGTGGACACGAGGGTGAGCGTGGCGGGGAAGAGGAAGGCGCCGCCGATGCCCTGGATCGCCCGGGCGGCGATCAACAGCGCGGGGGATCCGGCGAGTCCGCCGAGCAGGGACGAGACGGCGTAGAGCGACAGTCCGAGCGTGAACATCCGGCGCGGTCCGAACAGGTCGCTCGCCCGGCCGCCGAGGAGCAGGAATCCGCCGAAGGCCACGGCGTAGGCGCTGATCACCCACTGGAGATTCTGCGCCGAGAAGCCGAGCCCGGTGCCGATCTCGGGGAGCGCGACGTAGACGATGTTGTAGTCGATCGAAATGA from the Embleya scabrispora genome contains:
- a CDS encoding C45 family autoproteolytic acyltransferase/hydolase encodes the protein MTTLEVPPSPRPRRHVAVTAEDPHTRGVARGEQLRDGIPAALDAYDRLFALGGIAPDRVRADAERALDTIGRFHAGARAEIEGIAHGAGLDPWRVAALNARTEILARSAAVPPGECTTIVRRVAGGPGRAARTFGVQTWDWHVELRDLWHTVESRGGRYDVVGITEHGILGKIGVNSAGLALHFNILGHERDGVGGVPMHVLAAIVLGEAGGVAEAVEMIRGAPVASSGSFALFDEDEAVLLDLSPVGVFEIRPEPVGGYLLRTNHFLTPVPAEAEKSRLYQPDSGQRYDFVRDRLARTEPPATPAGLARLLVTGPGEPPVTCVPDPGRPLGARWASLATVTLEPAGRTAHILDGTPADADSRPWRRLTA
- a CDS encoding APC family permease, with the protein product MAESQGSRPPAGTPPPQSQSPAYAQDLSRSLGLRENMFITLSAVTPASSVFIIMPSVISGLGGAAALAFALAAVAGMLMAFCYAELSSAFPITGGEYAFAARTLGRATGFALFALSLLAGVLTVAVIALGTGDYLGVVWDSLGGKRTGLAVIAVASLVSVLGIRTNAWVTGVFLAVELAAIAVLAWLGLVNVEQPISTLWTPHALGEDGVLVGASAGLVSSFAASALFAYNGYGTSVYYAEETREVSSIGRIVMWSLGITVVAECLPLVAVLLGTPSTSALMAAPSPMNYFLLERGGDTVNTVVSLGIAIAIVNAVIAIMLQIGRLVYSSARDRAWPDVVGRPLAAVHPRLRTPVAATLSMGAAAIVVAWLVPLDKLILATGANLVLLYIFVAVAALYGRISGATAHATYRMPAWPWVPVAAIGVMAYVLYEAIDADWRPAGIAVAMVAAGYLYYYAYLYPRRAHRWTMPDPVRDTTE
- a CDS encoding TetR/AcrR family transcriptional regulator, with amino-acid sequence MARPRNQTARREQLVHAATEAVGRRGLAQLRVADIAEVAGVARGSVNYYFSDLGDLLRQVYRQAADRFYTSRTDTASRLPDARDKLVACARLGLPAGPDDELALVLYEFSAAARDESEYATLAQSLYDRQVAMYGSILEIGRAQGHFRFTEPIPDVAANLVTLEDGYGLHIVGRNSSLPPERALALILASARQATNCPDLRPDRVVPEPESTGPDAAAQHTPEGTA
- a CDS encoding P1 family peptidase — protein: MNVPAASPLTATPSGRPRARALGIRLDGTPGPANALTDVPGVEIGYTTLVEGASVRTGVTALLPRGRTGVGLPCAAGRYALNGNGEMTGSSWLDETGSLAGPVLITNTHAVGPVHRGVIDWTVANRPDLARQWLLPVVAETWDGYLNDINGPHVRPEHAIAAIDAAAAGPVEEGCVGGGTGMNCYGFKGGSGTASRMVEYGTARYTVGAFVQANFGARRELVVAGVPVGRRMTEDNPMEDTDWFAPGGAGSVIVVVGTDAPLLPGQCTALARRVPMGLARTGTTGSHFSGDIFLAFSTANRGALASGFPQSPATDEDYDTLRHIPWGRIDPFYTATVEAVEEAVLNALVTAEETIGREGHRTPALPHARLRALLEERSHPTGT
- a CDS encoding MFS transporter, whose amino-acid sequence is MSPRVATPSRTTAAAAETGGGTTIAQTPSRRRPGLVLALLAFAQLIISIDYNIVYVALPEIGTGLGFSAQNLQWVISAYAVAFGGFLLLGGRASDLFGPRRMFTLGLSLYAVSSLLGGLAGSPALLIAARAIQGIGGAFLFPATLTLVSTSFAEGRERNRAFAVWGTAGGSGMILGSLLGGVLTQSLGWESVFFVNVPLAALAAALAFPLITPDAPRTRGRSFDLTGALTSTVGITAVVYALVQGPESGWTAAHVLGAALAGLALLAAFVAVERRSADPLLPLRLFANRNLTVGTGVTFLYMATFGTLLYFLTVYFQGVHGYSALRTGLAFLVPMAAIAVGSQTAGRLATRYGIRPVLIASLLTGAAGAAIIAPTMSADASYAALIPGLVVLGIGQGAGYTLMFGAASTGVNPTDQGIASGIASTSQQIGGAVGLALLVAIANAGLGGHTGEALRVATADGLRTAVYLAAAGIVLTALAALALRRPAAREVAAHAPAHV